In a genomic window of Gadus chalcogrammus isolate NIFS_2021 chromosome 17, NIFS_Gcha_1.0, whole genome shotgun sequence:
- the ino80b gene encoding INO80 complex subunit B isoform X3, with protein MGKRKDMIHPRFLAAEGGLHALHKRKHKKHKKHKKKHHRDDASGGHTFPEPLEKHPHPHHPMPMPRPPPPPQLRLKIKLGGQTLGTKSVPTFTVHPGVACPPSPLMIVNKHNDYDDDDDDDDDDDDDDDEEPSVPLEQYRAWLVGPNPSSKTHDEDSNVATSPMPDVDSDSLPAVPVDEEERWLDALEKGELDDNGELKKEIDESLLTARQKALLHKQQSQPLLELPMGYKEKEMTAEMMQKREERARKRRLQAAKKAEDSKNQTIERLTKTSKAKIKSMRERKFKQAQCPMVRYSDSAAGGVAISFPVGVAPPMAAAAPPPAPPAPCGVTGCDNLKRYCCSTTGVPLCSLACYKKNLALVQTAA; from the exons ATGGGGAAAAGGAAAGACATGATCCACCCCAGGTTCCTTG CAGCCGAAGGTGGACTGCATGCGCTCCACAAGaggaaacacaaaaaacacaagaagCATAAGAAGAAGCATCACCGTGACGACGCCAGCGGGGGCCACACCTTCCCCGAGCCCTTGGAgaaacacccccacccccaccaccccatgCCCATGCCCagacccccaccgccaccacagcTACGGCTCAAGATCAAACTGGGGGGCCAGACACTGGGCACTAAGAG TGTGCCGACCTTCACCGTGCACCCTGGCGTCGCCTGTCCCCCCTCACCGTTGATGATCGTCAATAAACACAATGActatgacgacgacgacgacgacgacgacgacgacgacgacgatgatgacgaaGAGCCGTCCGTGCCTCTGGAGCAGTACCGGGCCTGGTTAG TAGGTCCCAATCCCTCTTCAAAGACACATG aTGAGGACAGCAACGTGGCTACCTCCCCGATGCCGGACGTGGACTCGGACTCGCTGCCCGCGGTCCCGGTAGACGAGGAGGAGCGGTGGCTTGACGCCCTGGAGAAAGGAGAGCTGGACGACAACGGAGAGCTGAAGAAGGAGATCGACGAGTCCCTGCTCACCGCCCGACAG aAAGCCTTGCTCCACAAGCAGCAGAGCCAGCCCCTGCTGGAGCTGCCCATGGGCtacaaggagaaggagatgacggCCGAAATGATGCAGAAGCGGGAGGAGCGTGCCCGCAAGCGGCGCCTGCAGGCCGCCAAGAAGGCGGAGGACAGCAAGAACCAGACCATCGAGAGGCTGACCAAGACCAGCAAGGCCAAGATCAAGAGCATGCGGGAGAGGAAGTTCAAGCAGGCCCAGTGCCCCATGGTGCGCTACAGCGACTCTGCCGCCGGGGGCGTGGCCATCTCCTTCCCAGTGGGTGTGGCTCCGcccatggcggcggcggccccgcccccggctccGCCGGCGCCCTGCGGGGTGACGGGGTGCGACAATCTCAAGAGGTACTGCTGCTCCACGACCGGCGTGCCGCTGTGTAGTCTGGCGTGCTACAAGAAGAACCTGGCGCTGGTGCAGACCGCCGCATGA
- the ino80b gene encoding INO80 complex subunit B isoform X4 produces MGKRKDMIHPRFLAAEGGLHALHKRKHKKHKKHKKKHHRDDASGGHTFPEPLEKHPHPHHPMPMPRPPPPPQLRLKIKLGGQTLGTKSVPTFTVHPGVACPPSPLMIVNKHNDYDDDDDDDDDDDDDDDEEPSVPLEQYRAWLDEDSNVATSPMPDVDSDSLPAVPVDEEERWLDALEKGELDDNGELKKEIDESLLTARQKALLHKQQSQPLLELPMGYKEKEMTAEMMQKREERARKRRLQAAKKAEDSKNQTIERLTKTSKAKIKSMRERKFKQAQCPMVRYSDSAAGGVAISFPVGVAPPMAAAAPPPAPPAPCGVTGCDNLKRYCCSTTGVPLCSLACYKKNLALVQTAA; encoded by the exons ATGGGGAAAAGGAAAGACATGATCCACCCCAGGTTCCTTG CAGCCGAAGGTGGACTGCATGCGCTCCACAAGaggaaacacaaaaaacacaagaagCATAAGAAGAAGCATCACCGTGACGACGCCAGCGGGGGCCACACCTTCCCCGAGCCCTTGGAgaaacacccccacccccaccaccccatgCCCATGCCCagacccccaccgccaccacagcTACGGCTCAAGATCAAACTGGGGGGCCAGACACTGGGCACTAAGAG TGTGCCGACCTTCACCGTGCACCCTGGCGTCGCCTGTCCCCCCTCACCGTTGATGATCGTCAATAAACACAATGActatgacgacgacgacgacgacgacgacgacgacgacgacgatgatgacgaaGAGCCGTCCGTGCCTCTGGAGCAGTACCGGGCCTGGTTAG aTGAGGACAGCAACGTGGCTACCTCCCCGATGCCGGACGTGGACTCGGACTCGCTGCCCGCGGTCCCGGTAGACGAGGAGGAGCGGTGGCTTGACGCCCTGGAGAAAGGAGAGCTGGACGACAACGGAGAGCTGAAGAAGGAGATCGACGAGTCCCTGCTCACCGCCCGACAG aAAGCCTTGCTCCACAAGCAGCAGAGCCAGCCCCTGCTGGAGCTGCCCATGGGCtacaaggagaaggagatgacggCCGAAATGATGCAGAAGCGGGAGGAGCGTGCCCGCAAGCGGCGCCTGCAGGCCGCCAAGAAGGCGGAGGACAGCAAGAACCAGACCATCGAGAGGCTGACCAAGACCAGCAAGGCCAAGATCAAGAGCATGCGGGAGAGGAAGTTCAAGCAGGCCCAGTGCCCCATGGTGCGCTACAGCGACTCTGCCGCCGGGGGCGTGGCCATCTCCTTCCCAGTGGGTGTGGCTCCGcccatggcggcggcggccccgcccccggctccGCCGGCGCCCTGCGGGGTGACGGGGTGCGACAATCTCAAGAGGTACTGCTGCTCCACGACCGGCGTGCCGCTGTGTAGTCTGGCGTGCTACAAGAAGAACCTGGCGCTGGTGCAGACCGCCGCATGA
- the ino80b gene encoding INO80 complex subunit B isoform X2 has protein sequence MGKRKDMIHPRFLAEGGLHALHKRKHKKHKKHKKKHHRDDASGGHTFPEPLEKHPHPHHPMPMPRPPPPPQLRLKIKLGGQTLGTKSVPTFTVHPGVACPPSPLMIVNKHNDYDDDDDDDDDDDDDDDEEPSVPLEQYRAWLVGPNPSSKTHDEDSNVATSPMPDVDSDSLPAVPVDEEERWLDALEKGELDDNGELKKEIDESLLTARQKALLHKQQSQPLLELPMGYKEKEMTAEMMQKREERARKRRLQAAKKAEDSKNQTIERLTKTSKAKIKSMRERKFKQAQCPMVRYSDSAAGGVAISFPVGVAPPMAAAAPPPAPPAPCGVTGCDNLKRYCCSTTGVPLCSLACYKKNLALVQTAA, from the exons ATGGGGAAAAGGAAAGACATGATCCACCCCAGGTTCCTTG CCGAAGGTGGACTGCATGCGCTCCACAAGaggaaacacaaaaaacacaagaagCATAAGAAGAAGCATCACCGTGACGACGCCAGCGGGGGCCACACCTTCCCCGAGCCCTTGGAgaaacacccccacccccaccaccccatgCCCATGCCCagacccccaccgccaccacagcTACGGCTCAAGATCAAACTGGGGGGCCAGACACTGGGCACTAAGAG TGTGCCGACCTTCACCGTGCACCCTGGCGTCGCCTGTCCCCCCTCACCGTTGATGATCGTCAATAAACACAATGActatgacgacgacgacgacgacgacgacgacgacgacgacgatgatgacgaaGAGCCGTCCGTGCCTCTGGAGCAGTACCGGGCCTGGTTAG TAGGTCCCAATCCCTCTTCAAAGACACATG aTGAGGACAGCAACGTGGCTACCTCCCCGATGCCGGACGTGGACTCGGACTCGCTGCCCGCGGTCCCGGTAGACGAGGAGGAGCGGTGGCTTGACGCCCTGGAGAAAGGAGAGCTGGACGACAACGGAGAGCTGAAGAAGGAGATCGACGAGTCCCTGCTCACCGCCCGACAG aAAGCCTTGCTCCACAAGCAGCAGAGCCAGCCCCTGCTGGAGCTGCCCATGGGCtacaaggagaaggagatgacggCCGAAATGATGCAGAAGCGGGAGGAGCGTGCCCGCAAGCGGCGCCTGCAGGCCGCCAAGAAGGCGGAGGACAGCAAGAACCAGACCATCGAGAGGCTGACCAAGACCAGCAAGGCCAAGATCAAGAGCATGCGGGAGAGGAAGTTCAAGCAGGCCCAGTGCCCCATGGTGCGCTACAGCGACTCTGCCGCCGGGGGCGTGGCCATCTCCTTCCCAGTGGGTGTGGCTCCGcccatggcggcggcggccccgcccccggctccGCCGGCGCCCTGCGGGGTGACGGGGTGCGACAATCTCAAGAGGTACTGCTGCTCCACGACCGGCGTGCCGCTGTGTAGTCTGGCGTGCTACAAGAAGAACCTGGCGCTGGTGCAGACCGCCGCATGA
- the ino80b gene encoding INO80 complex subunit B isoform X1: protein MGKRKDMIHPRFLAAEGGLHALHKRKHKKHKKHKKKHHRDDASGGHTFPEPLEKHPHPHHPMPMPRPPPPPQLRLKIKLGGQTLGTKSVPTFTVHPGVACPPSPLMIVNKHNDYDDDDDDDDDDDDDDDEEPSVPLEQYRAWLGPNPSSKTHDEDSNVATSPMPDVDSDSLPAVPVDEEERWLDALEKGELDDNGELKKEIDESLLTARQKALLHKQQSQPLLELPMGYKEKEMTAEMMQKREERARKRRLQAAKKAEDSKNQTIERLTKTSKAKIKSMRERKFKQAQCPMVRYSDSAAGGVAISFPVGVAPPMAAAAPPPAPPAPCGVTGCDNLKRYCCSTTGVPLCSLACYKKNLALVQTAA, encoded by the exons ATGGGGAAAAGGAAAGACATGATCCACCCCAGGTTCCTTG CAGCCGAAGGTGGACTGCATGCGCTCCACAAGaggaaacacaaaaaacacaagaagCATAAGAAGAAGCATCACCGTGACGACGCCAGCGGGGGCCACACCTTCCCCGAGCCCTTGGAgaaacacccccacccccaccaccccatgCCCATGCCCagacccccaccgccaccacagcTACGGCTCAAGATCAAACTGGGGGGCCAGACACTGGGCACTAAGAG TGTGCCGACCTTCACCGTGCACCCTGGCGTCGCCTGTCCCCCCTCACCGTTGATGATCGTCAATAAACACAATGActatgacgacgacgacgacgacgacgacgacgacgacgacgatgatgacgaaGAGCCGTCCGTGCCTCTGGAGCAGTACCGGGCCTGGTTAG GTCCCAATCCCTCTTCAAAGACACATG aTGAGGACAGCAACGTGGCTACCTCCCCGATGCCGGACGTGGACTCGGACTCGCTGCCCGCGGTCCCGGTAGACGAGGAGGAGCGGTGGCTTGACGCCCTGGAGAAAGGAGAGCTGGACGACAACGGAGAGCTGAAGAAGGAGATCGACGAGTCCCTGCTCACCGCCCGACAG aAAGCCTTGCTCCACAAGCAGCAGAGCCAGCCCCTGCTGGAGCTGCCCATGGGCtacaaggagaaggagatgacggCCGAAATGATGCAGAAGCGGGAGGAGCGTGCCCGCAAGCGGCGCCTGCAGGCCGCCAAGAAGGCGGAGGACAGCAAGAACCAGACCATCGAGAGGCTGACCAAGACCAGCAAGGCCAAGATCAAGAGCATGCGGGAGAGGAAGTTCAAGCAGGCCCAGTGCCCCATGGTGCGCTACAGCGACTCTGCCGCCGGGGGCGTGGCCATCTCCTTCCCAGTGGGTGTGGCTCCGcccatggcggcggcggccccgcccccggctccGCCGGCGCCCTGCGGGGTGACGGGGTGCGACAATCTCAAGAGGTACTGCTGCTCCACGACCGGCGTGCCGCTGTGTAGTCTGGCGTGCTACAAGAAGAACCTGGCGCTGGTGCAGACCGCCGCATGA